The segment GATGAAAAATGCGGATGGCACGGTCATCTATGTCGGCAAGGCGAAGGTGTTGAAAAACCGCGTGCGCTCGTACTTTACGGGGAGCCACGATGCCAAGACACAAAGACTGGTGACGGAAATTCGCGATTTTGAATTTATTGTGACAGCCAGCAACATGGAAGCACTCATACTGGAATGCAATCTGATCAAGCAGTACCACCCCCGCTACAATGTGTTGTTGAAGGATGACAAGTCCTTTCCATATATTAAGATTACCCATGAGAAGCATCCGCGCCTGGAAGTAACCCGTCGTGTGGTGAAGGACAAAGGCAAGTATTTCGGTCCCTATCCGAACGCATACGCGGCTCAGGAAACGAAGAAGCTGCTCGACCGGATTTACCCGCTTCGCAAGTGCAAGACGCTTCCGGATAAAGTGTGTCTGTACTATCATATCGGCCAATGCGTGGCTCCTTGCGAGTATGAAGTGGCACAAGAGGATTATGACCGCATGGTCGGCGAGATTACCCGGTTTCTAAATGGCGGGCACGAGCAGATCAAGGCAGAGCTGACAACGAAGATGCACGAGGCAGCAGAGAAGCTCGAATTTGAAAGAGCGAAGGAGCTGCGCGATCAAATCGTCCATATCGAGATGCTGATGGAGAAGCAGAAGATCAACATGAACGATGCGGTAGACCGCGATGTATTCGGGTTTGCCGTGGACAAGGGCTGGATGTGCGTGCAGATTCTGTATATGCGGCAGGGAAAAATGATCGAGCGCCGCGCCTCGATGTTCCCGTATTATGGCGAAGCAGCAGACGACTTTGTCAGCTTCGTCACACAGTACTACAGCGAGAATCCGGCATTGCCCAAAGAAGTGCTGCTGCCTGAGAACGCCATGGACAAGGAGAAAGCGGGAGAGTCGATCGCCGATCAGCTGCAAAGCTGGCTGAACGTGCATGTGCATGTGCCGCAGCGCGGTTTGAAGAAGCAGATGGTAACGATGGCCGGCGACAATGCGCGCATGGCGCTGGAAGAGAAATTCAAGCTGCTGGAACGCGATGAGCAGCGTACGAGCAAGGCAGCAGAAAGTCTTGGCGAATGGCTCGGGATCGGGGCGGCCAGACGCATCGAGGCATTCGACAATTCGAATATTCAAGGGACGCATCCGGTATCGGCCATGGTCGTTTTCATCGACGGCAAGCCGGCGAAGAAGGAATATCGCAAGTACAAGATCAAGACGGTTGTCGGACCGGATGATTACGAGTCGATGCGGGAGGTCGTCCGCCGCAGATATGAGCGTGTGCTGAAGGAAGGGCTGCCACTGCCGGAGCTGATTGTCATTGACGGCGGCAAGGGGCAGATCGCCGCAGCGACGGATGTGCTGGAGAATGAGCTGGGGCTGTATATTCCCGTATGCGGACTGGCCAAGGATGACAAGCATCGAACAGCGCAGCTGCTGGCCGGCAATCCGCCTGAGGTCGTGCCGCTGCCGCGCGACAGCCAGGAATTTTATTTGCTCCAGCGCATACAGGACGAAGTGCATCGCTTCGCCATAACCTTCCACCGGGAAACGCGGGCGAAGTCGATGGTCGTCTCCAAGCTCGACAGCATCCCCGGAATCGGCGAAGTGCGGCGCAAGAAGCTGCTGCGCCATTTCGGCTCACTGAAGAAGCTGCAAGCAGCTGCGGTCGAGGATTTCCGGGCTGTCGGCATTGGCGAGGCGCTGGCACAGAAAATCCTGGATCACCTGAACAAGCCGGAAGACGCGGAAGCAGCGGGAGAAGACCGTTCCACCGTATAGCATGCGCATAAGGAAAATGCCGCTCCAGCGGGTTGCAGTTCACTGCCCACCGAGCGGCATTTTTAGTTTCCCATCGTTGTGACAGGTCCAGGCTGGTTCAGCGCGTGCCGCTTTGCGTCATGCCGTTCTCGGCGCTCGGCGGAACCAGCGATGGAGCAAATACAGCAGTCCGCCGACGATGGCCGGGAAGCAGATGAAGAAGACGGCGGCCAATCCGTTCATCAGACCTCCTACCGGAATGATCGAGAAGGACATCAGCACGCTGTCCATGATGGCATGCGTGAACAATGCAGTGTAAAACCCATGCCGCAAATAAATATAGCAAAACAGCAGGCCAAGAATGGTCACTTCGACAAATCGGGTGTATACCGGATAGATCGGATAACCGACATGGCCGAGTCCCCATACCATGCTGGAGAGCAAAGCGGCCAGCGGGGTATAGCGAACGAGCTTCTTGAACACCGCCAGACCGAATACGCGATAAATCAGTTCTTCGGAAATTGCCGCCACCCAGGCAAGCAGCGGAAACAGATAAGCCCACTGCAGGTTATATGGCGACATCATGGCGTCTTGAATCGCCCAGATATCAAGGAACTTGTAGCCGAACAGGAACAGTGTATTTTGCAGGCCCATGACGACGAAGCAGAACAAGTAGCCGAGTCCCATGGAGCGGGCGACATGGATGCCGAAGCCCTCTTCGCCGAAACGCGGCCAGAGCTGACGTCCTTCCATACGCCACAGCCCCTCTCCGCTGACACCGGACAAATATACCGTGAACGCAGAGAAGAAGAAGTAAACGCCCTGGAACCAGACGAGATACGTGGCGCTGCCGGCTCCGGATATTTCATAGGCCGGAACCAGGTTCACATTGTACATAAGCGCTGTGGCCAGGTAGGCGAGCGTCAGCACAATGCTTCGGGTGAAGGTCAGGCTTCGTCTATAGACGATGACAAGGATAAATGCAACAACGGCCAATATAAAGGAAGAAGCCATGCTGACAAGCTGCAGCGCCGTTGAGGTGGCATCCTGTTCCTGCTGCCATTGCATATAGGAAGCGGGCACATCGAAATAAGGCTGGAAGGAGACGACGGCTCCATCCAGTACGGCGACACGGAAGCGCAGCTCTGCCTCGCCGACGCGCTCATCCGGAAGCCTGTAGACGTAAAGGGTTTTGCCGTCCGGCTGCATTTCCTGCTCCAGCAAATCGGCATTGGCAAATCCCTTTTCCTCAAGCAGACCGGTTATATCA is part of the Xylanibacillus composti genome and harbors:
- the uvrC gene encoding excinuclease ABC subunit UvrC, encoding MKSEHIKNKLALLPDKPGCYMMKNADGTVIYVGKAKVLKNRVRSYFTGSHDAKTQRLVTEIRDFEFIVTASNMEALILECNLIKQYHPRYNVLLKDDKSFPYIKITHEKHPRLEVTRRVVKDKGKYFGPYPNAYAAQETKKLLDRIYPLRKCKTLPDKVCLYYHIGQCVAPCEYEVAQEDYDRMVGEITRFLNGGHEQIKAELTTKMHEAAEKLEFERAKELRDQIVHIEMLMEKQKINMNDAVDRDVFGFAVDKGWMCVQILYMRQGKMIERRASMFPYYGEAADDFVSFVTQYYSENPALPKEVLLPENAMDKEKAGESIADQLQSWLNVHVHVPQRGLKKQMVTMAGDNARMALEEKFKLLERDEQRTSKAAESLGEWLGIGAARRIEAFDNSNIQGTHPVSAMVVFIDGKPAKKEYRKYKIKTVVGPDDYESMREVVRRRYERVLKEGLPLPELIVIDGGKGQIAAATDVLENELGLYIPVCGLAKDDKHRTAQLLAGNPPEVVPLPRDSQEFYLLQRIQDEVHRFAITFHRETRAKSMVVSKLDSIPGIGEVRRKKLLRHFGSLKKLQAAAVEDFRAVGIGEALAQKILDHLNKPEDAEAAGEDRSTV
- a CDS encoding CPBP family intramembrane glutamic endopeptidase, whose translation is MPSVTSRYVVGLVIVAVICFFGYFGINVYLSQTENLQTEEALAGQMPLSKQKAADSALAYFDEQWGSGHGLLEATVYFNTDKHMNGYVQKNDLADVYTKPLSEWAPADYFQVAVTRDGQEAAVLYLHMYSGEVFGWESSEPMTGKPRDITGLLEEKGFANADLLEQEMQPDGKTLYVYRLPDERVGEAELRFRVAVLDGAVVSFQPYFDVPASYMQWQQEQDATSTALQLVSMASSFILAVVAFILVIVYRRSLTFTRSIVLTLAYLATALMYNVNLVPAYEISGAGSATYLVWFQGVYFFFSAFTVYLSGVSGEGLWRMEGRQLWPRFGEEGFGIHVARSMGLGYLFCFVVMGLQNTLFLFGYKFLDIWAIQDAMMSPYNLQWAYLFPLLAWVAAISEELIYRVFGLAVFKKLVRYTPLAALLSSMVWGLGHVGYPIYPVYTRFVEVTILGLLFCYIYLRHGFYTALFTHAIMDSVLMSFSIIPVGGLMNGLAAVFFICFPAIVGGLLYLLHRWFRRAPRTA